A DNA window from Daucus carota subsp. sativus chromosome 3, DH1 v3.0, whole genome shotgun sequence contains the following coding sequences:
- the LOC108215248 gene encoding uncharacterized protein LOC108215248 — protein sequence MISRDDSKTLYSLLNSGDLRPFDQISGDFFSSFPASLHFRLCSSLAILLEDKSVLRSSQRLVAYAILYQAYSSQRPSSNPFISLLVDAASDNDAEKFERAFILQLLGSSGSTSIKEVLKQTASDYIKCFDIASHAFPPREQLQQQFCEKINPEQDHCLFKSISVKNVVPDPDVPRGCDVNSSEFDLQPGVQPKIGAGDRNETAAGLLENFSFQGLGPQWIRPRPPRLPVQYDELVWLNPDNHHELLWDNGMCADTSKGAVVRDLIAKALKGPLAPTQQERVLFELVSDPKIVYHSGLTPKKLPELVENNPLIAVEVLTKMIHSTEISEYFTVLVNMDMSLHSMEVVNRLTTAVDLPTEFVHMYITNCISSCENIKDKYMQNRLVRLVCVFLQSLIRNKIINVHDLFIEVQAFCIEFSRIREAAGLFRLLKSLE from the exons ATGATCTCCAGAGATGATTCCAAAACGCTCTACTCGCTACTCAATTCCGGCGACCTCCGCCCGTTCGATCAGATCTCCGGCGATTTCTTCTCCAGTTTTCCGGCGTCACTTCACTTCAGACTCTGCTCTTCGCTAGCTATCCTACTTGAG GATAAATCAGTGCTCAGATCTTCACAACGCTTGGTGGCATATGCTATACTATATCAGGCTTACTCCTCCCAAAGGCCTTCATCAAACCCATTTATTTCTTTGCTTGTAGAT GCAGCCAGTGATAATGATGCTGAGAAATTTGAAAGGGCATTTATACTCCAGTTATTAGGGTCCTCCGGCTCTACAAGTATTAAAGAG GTTCTTAAGCAGACTGCCTCGGACTACATAAAATGTTTTGATATTGCATCGCAT GCATTCCCGCCACGTGAGCAGTTGCAGCAGCAATTTTGTGAGAAAATAAATCCAGAACAAGATCATTGCTTATTTAAGAGCATCTCTGTCAAAAATGTGGTGCCAGACCCTGATGTACCCCGTGGTTGTGATGTCAACTCATCTGA GTTTGACCTGCAGCCTGGAGTCCAGCCAAAAATTGGAGCTGGTGATAGAAATGAAACAGCTGCTGGGTTGCTGGAGAATTTTTCATTTCAAGGATTGGGTCCTCAGTGGATAAGGCCTCGTCCGCCAAGGCTCCCAGTACAGTATGATGAA CTAGTTTGGCTCAACCCTGATAACCATCATGAGCTTTTATGGGATAATGGAATGTGTGCTGATACCAGCAAAGGGGCTGTAGTACGTGATTTAATTGCGAAAGCGTTAAAGGGGCCACTTGCGCCTACTCAACAAGAG agaGTTCTGTTTGAGTTGGTTAGCGATCCAAAGATTGTATATCACTCAGGATTGACACCAAAAAAGTTACCG GAATTGGTGGAGAATAATCCTTTAATTGCTGTTGAAGTCCTGACCAAGATGATTCATTCAACTGAGATTTCAGA GTACTTCACAGTTCTCGTTAACATGGACATGAGTCTTCATTCAATGGAAGTTGTCAACCGACTTACTACAGCTGTTGACCTCCCAACTGAATTTGTACACATGTACATAACTAATTGCATATCATCCTGTGAGAACATTAAG GATAAGTACATGCAGAACAGACTTGTGAGGCTTGTATGTGTTTTCTTGCAGAGCCTGATACGCAACAAAATTATCAACG TTCATGATCTTTTCATAGAAGTGCAAGCTTTCTGTATCGAGTTCTCACGGATCAGGGAGGCAGCTGGTTTGTTCAGGCTTCTTAAAAGCTTGGAATGA